The Pleurodeles waltl isolate 20211129_DDA chromosome 6, aPleWal1.hap1.20221129, whole genome shotgun sequence genome has a segment encoding these proteins:
- the LOC138301123 gene encoding natriuretic peptides A-like: protein MDPRAPLLSGLFLLLLLQLQGAWTSPIYDLSPARELDSLKTILERLEEKFSLMETLESNQDLQEPEVQGGLQVDPSEDTESQQPEPRVATAGAYSLKDSLLKGLRAIQNPRMMRDSGCFGRRIDRIGSMSGMGCNGPRKN, encoded by the exons ATGGACCCCAGGGCGCCACTCCTCTCCGGGCTCTTCCTGCTCCTCCTGCTGCAGCTGCAGGGTGCCTGGACAAGTCCCATTTATGACCTGAGCCCGGCCCGAGAGCTGGACAGCCTGAAG ACCATCCTAGAGAGGTTGGAGGAGAAGTTCTCTCTCATGGAGACCCTGGAGTCTAACCAAGATCTGCAGGAGCCAGAGGTTCAAGGTGGGCTTCAAGTAGACCCCTCTGAAGATACTGAGAGTCAGCAGCCCGAGCCAAGGGTGGCCACCGCAGGGGCTTACTCTCTCAAGGACTCCTTGCTGAAGGGGCTCCGTGCTATCCAGAACCCAAGGATGATGCGCGATTCAGGGTGCTTCGGAAGGCGCATCGACAGGATTGGGTCCATGAGTGGCATGGGCTGCAATG GGCCTAGGAAGAACTGA